In Mastomys coucha isolate ucsf_1 unplaced genomic scaffold, UCSF_Mcou_1 pScaffold20, whole genome shotgun sequence, one DNA window encodes the following:
- the LOC116098817 gene encoding TRPM8 channel-associated factor 2 has product MATTPDAAFEALMNGVTSWDLPKESTPSELLLIGEAAFPVMVNDKGQVLIAASFYGQGRLVVLSHESYLLHAGLAPFLLNAVSWLCPCPGAPIAVHSSLASLVNILGDSGINALVQPEPGEALGVYCIDAYNDTLTEKLVRFVKHGGGLLIGGQAGNWVSHHGSDKVLFSFPGNQVTSVAGVYFTDVCGDTDRFKVSKKVPKIPLHIRCWEELGRDQEQLLDGISMLDIRTGGVPSQLLVHGPLAFPVGLDNSFLSCFLAAARYGRGRVVLAAHEAMLWAPKMEPFLLNAIRWLSRDQRDNIGVNKSLKNLNSLLLKHGLKCSLESHLTNDMCVYCCVAYSDQEAKKIQEFVAEGGGLLIGGQSWWWASQNPGSSALGSFPGNVILNTFGLSILPQTLSPGCFPLLHIDIRSYHFRRALSEFQAMLKHKDGNLEKRYLGKFGVDGAGFLQIPARGVPAYLSVHRILRKMLRQSGLPAVSKNNPVSSHSYEAALLQLATQLAHSGTDCSQIAHNLGTQTCSSSNLCSSEHPITVEINGTNPGDKDVWMSTGLYLLEGQSTEISVSEAAASAGLKVQIGCHTDDLSQAIQLFRAPVVTYQCCMNKTQRSVSCLWGGLLYIIVPKGCQLGPVSVTITKAVPAPYYKLGKTSLEEWKNCIQKNLGPWGELATDNVILTVPTANLKTLEDPEPLLQLWDEIMQAVARLAAQPFPFKRPERIVTDVQISAGWMHSGYPIMCHVESVQELVSLADIRSKGLWGPIHELGHNQQCRGWEFPPHTTEATCNLWSVYIHETVLGIPRAQAHPQLKPEEREKRIKEHLQKGAPLHNWNVWTALETYLQLQEAFGWEPFINLFAEYQTIYHIPEDNECKMNIWLKLFSEKVQKNLVPFFEAWGWPIQKDVAEDLSYYPSWQDHPLRMYMGRE; this is encoded by the exons ATGGCAACAACTCCTGATGCTGCTTTTGAGGCCCTCATGAATGGAGTCACCAGCTGGGATCTCCCTAAAGAATCCACTCCCAGTGAACTCCTTCTTATTGGGGAGGCTGCCTTCCCAGTGATGGTGAATGACAAGGGCCAGGTGCTCATCGCTGCCTCTTTCTATGGCCAAGGCCGCCTTGTAGTCTTATCCCATGAGAGCTACCTGCTGCATGCTGGCTTGGCTCCTTTTCTTCTCAATGCAGTGAGTTGGCTCTGCCCCTGCCCAGGGGCTCCCATTGCAGTGCATTCTTCCTTAGCATCATTAGTTAACATCCTAGGTGACTCTGGGATAAATGCACTGGTTCAGCCTGAGCCTGGAGAGGCTCTGGGAGTTTACTGCATTGATGCCTACAACGACACCTTGACCGAGAAGCTGGTCCGGTTTGTGAAGCATGGTGGGGGCTTGCTCATTGGAGGCCAGGCTGGGAATTGGGTCAGTCACCATGGCAGTGACAAGGTGCTGTTCAGTTTCCCTGGGAACCAGGTGACAAGCGTGGCTGGAGTGTACTTCACAGATGTCTGTGGGGATACAGACCGGTTCAAGGTCTCTAAGAAGGTACCCAAGATCCCGCTCCATATCAG GTGTTGGGAGGAGCTCGGGCGTGACCAGGAGCAGCTTCTGGATGGGATCTCTATGTTGGACATCAGGACCGGGGGTGTCCCCTCACAGTTGTTGGTGCATGGGCCCCTGGCCTTCCCTGTGGGGCTCGACAACTCCTTCCTTAGCTGCTTCCTAGCAGCTGCCCGCTATGGCCGTGGTCGTGTGGTGTTGGCTGCCCATGAGGCCATGCTCTGGGCTCCTAAGATGGAACCCTTTTTACTCAATGCTATACGTTGGTTGTCCAGAGACCAGAGAGATAATATTGGGGTGAACAAAAGTCTCAAGAATCTGAATTCCCTATTGTTGAAGCACGGCTTGAAATGCAGCCTGGAGTCCCATTTGACCAAcgatatgtgtgtgtactgctgTGTAGCTTATAGTGACCAGGAGGCCAAGAAAATACAGGAGTTTGTAGCAGAGGGTGGAGGGTTGCTCATTGGTGGTCAGTCCTGGTGGTGGGCTTCCCAGAACCCAGGGAGCTCTGCTTTGGGTAGTTTCCCTGGGAATGTCATCCTCAATACTTTTGGCCTCAGCATTTTGCCTCAGACCCTCAGCCCGGGCTGTTTCCCTCTCCTTCATATAGATATTAGAAGCTACCACTTTCGAAGGGctctttctgagttccaggctatgtTGAAACACAAGGATGGGAACTTGGAAAAGAGGTATTTGGGAAAATTCGGAGTAGATGGGGCAGGCTTTCTTCAGATTCCTGCACGGGGAGTTCCTGCTTATTTATCTGTGCACCGGATCCTGAGGAAAATGCTGCGACAGTCAGGCCTCCCAGCTGTGAGCAAGAATAATCCAGTGTCCAGTCACTCCTATGAGGCTGCACTACTCCAGCTAGCCACACAGCTGGCACATTCTGGGACTGATTGCTCCCAGATAGCCCATAACCTTGGCACTCAGACCTGCTCCTCCTCCAATCTCTGCTCCTCAGAACACCCCATTACTGTGGAGATCAATGGAACCAACCCAG GTGACAAGGATGTCTGGATGAGCACTGGGCTCTACCTCCTGGAGGGACAAAGCACAGAGATCTCTGTCTCTGAAGCTGCTGCCTCGGCTGGTCTGAAG GTGCAGATTGGATGTCACACTGATGACCTTAGCCAGGCCATACAACTGTTTCGAGCCCCTGTGGTAACTTACCAGTGCTGTATGAACAAAACCCAAcggtcagtctcctgcctctggggTGGTCTCCTGTACATCATTGTGCCCAAAGGCTGTCAACTTGGCCCCGTATCTGTTACCATCACAAAGGCAGTGCCTGCCCCATACTACAAGCTAG GCAAGACATCACTGGAGGAGTGGAAGAACTGCATCCAGAAGAACCTGGGCCCCTGGGGAGAGCTGGCCACAGACAATGTCATCCTGACGGTGCCAACTGCAAACCTTAAGACTCTGGAAGATCCAGAGCCTCTGCTCCAACTCTGGGATGAGATTATGCAGGCTGTGGCCAGGCTAGCAGCCCAGCCCTTCCCTTTCAAAAGACCTGAGAGAATTGTCACTGATGTGCAGATATCAGCAG GCTGGATGCATTCAGGATACCCCATCATGTGCCATGTGGAGTCCGTGCAGGAGCTAGTCAGTCTGGCGGACATAAGAAGTAAGGGCCTGTGGGGACCCATTCATGAGCTGGGCCACAATCAGCAGTGCCGTGGTTGGGAGTTCCCCCCACATACCACCGAGGCGACCTGCAATCTCTGGTCAGTCTACATTCATGAGACAGTCCTGGGGATTCCCAGGGCCCAGGCCCACCCTCAACTGaaacctgaagaaagagaaaagaggattaAAGAACACCTTCAGAAGGGAGCACCCCTGCATAACTGGAATGTCTGGACAGCACTGGAGACATATCTGCAG ctccaggaggccTTTGGGTGGGAGCCATTCATCAACCTCTTTGCTGAGTACCAAACCATTTATCACATTCCTGAAGACAATGAGTGCAAGATGAACATATGgctgaagttgttctctgaaaaAGTGCAGAAGAACCTGGTTCCTTTTTTTGAAGCCTGGGGCTGGCCTATCCAGAAGGATGTGGCTGAAGACCTGTCCTACTATCCTTCCTGGCAGGATCACCCCCTGAGGATGTACATGGGGAGGGAGTAG